The sequence TGGTTGGCGTTCATCCGGTTGCGCTCATCGGCCGTGTCGTAGTTCTCCTTGACCTTCCGGAGCGCGTTGGCGGCCTTCCAGAGCTCACGGGCGAGCTCCCGCAGCCTGGTCTGGGTGCTGTCATAGAGACCGGCGTGCTTGGCGGCGAGGGCGTTGGCCCGCTCGAAGCCGCCGAGCGGACTCTTCTCACCGCCCCCGCCCACCGCCGCCGCCCCGGTGGCGTTGCCCATCCACTTCCGGATGTCCTCTTCCATCTTGTAGGACTGCTGGTTGAGGAACTCGGCGTGGTCGTCGAGCCACGTGATGGCCTTGTCGAGGGTCGAGGCGTCCCACTCGGTCTTGGCGCCCGCGCCGCCCGGGGCGGGCGTCAGGTGCGCCGGTCGGTGGGCCTTGTTGACGTTGTCCAGCGAGACGCCGTCGTAGTAGACGAACGGCGTGATGGTGGGTGCCACCGGGACGTTGGGCGTGTCGATCTCGACCCTGTCCGACTGCTGCGTCCTGTCGTCCGTCATCGGTTCCTCCCCGTCGCCGATCAGACTTTCTGGCTTACTGGTGGTGCACGCCGGAGCCCGGCGGGGCCGGCGGCGGTGGGGGCGTCGCCCCCGGGTGCGGCCACGGGGCAACGTGGGGTGCCGCACCGGGCGGACCGTAGGCACCCGGCGGCACCTGGCCGGGCACGCCGTGCGGGGCTGCGGGCGGGTACGGGCCACGGGCGCCCGGGACGGTGCCCGGCGCCACGGCGTGGCCAGCGGGAACGGGATGGCCGGACGGCGGCGGGAAGCCGGGACCGGCCGGCGGGGCGGCCGGGCGGCGGCGGGATCGGCGCACCAGCACGATCACCAGGATCGCCACCGCGATCGGCACCAGCAGGCAGAGCGCGCCCTGGATCAGCGCACCGGTGCCGTTCTTCACGCCGAACGACACGATCGGGCCGTCGTCCTTCGACCGCTCCGGCAGGGGTTGCGACCCGTTCTCGGCGTCACCTCCGGCGGGCGCGCCGGCCAGCAGCGGGTTGCTCGACACGTTCGGCACCGAGCGGGTCAGCGCCGCCACCGGGTCCACCGCCCCGAACCCGTACTCGTCGTCCCGGCCGGCGGGGCCGCGGTCCTGGGCGGTGCGGATGAGCCGGTTCACCACGTTGGCCACGTCCAGGTCCGGGTACCTCGCCCGGACCAGCGCCGCCACCCCGGAGACGATCGCGCCCGACTCGCTGGTGCCGCTGCTGACGCCGTAGCCGTTGTCGGACACCGAGGTGGGCAGCGGTCCGATGACTTCTTCCTGCGGCGCGGCCAGCACGGACTCCGGGCCCCGCACGCTGTCTCCGAAGAACGAGCCGTTCCTGCCCAGCCCGGTCACCGCGATCACTCCGGGGATGTCCGCCGGCGAGGCGACGCCGACGTAGCCCTGGTGGACGTTGCCGGCGGAGGCGACGACCACGACGTTCTTCTCGAGGGCGTACCCGACGGCCGCGACCTCTTCCGGCTTCGCGGCTTCCTTGGTGCCCATCGAAATGTTGATCACATCGGCGCCGTGGTCCACCGCCCAGCGGATGCCCTTCGCGATGTCATCGGCCTGGAGCCGGGTACCGATGGAGATGGGCAGGATCCTGGCCTCGGGAGCGATGCCGAGTTGGCGCATCTTCCCCCCGCCACGCCCGGCGATGATGCCCGCCATGGCCGTGCCGTGCGCGATGTCGTCGTCGGTGCCCCAGCCCTTCGCGGACCCGTCCGCGCCGGTGGCGTAGCCGGGGAGAACCTGGCCGCGCAGGTCGGGGACCTCGGGTTCGACCCCGGTGTCGAGGACGGCGACGACCACGCCGCGCCCCTTGGTGACCTTGTGGGCCTGCGGGATCTTCAGCGCGTCGAGGTACCACTGGAGGCCGCGTACCGTGTCGGCGGCGCGGGCCGGGGCCGGCGCTGCCAGTGGAACCGTTCCGGCGGCGACCGCCAGGGCCAGCGCGGCCATAATGGACCGCAGCACCGGCCGGAGACTCTTCCGCGTACGCATGACACTCCCAGGACCTCGACGACTCGCAACGCAGTGCGGCTCCGGTCCGGTCGAGCCGGACCGGAGCCGCGACGGGGCGATTATCTCAGCCCCACACCTTGGAGTTGCTCATCTCGGTGGAGACGTAGTTCTCGCGCGCCACGCCGACCGCACCGCCGATCTCGTTCAGGACGCGGTTGATGTCGCGCACAGCGGTGTCCCACTGCGCCTGGTGCTGCTCGTAGGCGGCCCGGTCCTGGCCGTCCCACTGGAGCTTCGACAGCATCGACCGCAGCGTGTCCAGCTTCTCGTCGATGGTCTTCGAGATGGACTGCATCTGCTGGTTGGCGCTCTCGAGAACTGCGTAGTCAACCTTGATGCTCATGATTTCCTCCCCTGCTCTTCTCGGCGGATCACGGGTTGAGAGCAGAGTGGAACTTGTCCAGCATCTGCTGCTGCTCTTCGTCGTTGACCTGGTGCGTCGTACCCGACTTGTCGAGCAGGTCAGCGATGTTGTCCATCGCCGTCAGCAGCTTGACCGTGTCCTCGTTCCAGCGGTTCATCAGCGACTGGAAGCCAGTGGACGCCTGTCCCTTCCAGGCGATGGCCAGGTCGTCGACCACGTTCCACAGCTTCTTCAGCTCGCCGTCGACCTCGCTGCGCGTGGACCGCACGTCACTCGCGGCGGTATGCAGAGTCGCTGCTTCGACCTCGAACGCCATGCTTCACACCCTTCCGTCATGTTGTGGCGGCGGAATCTGCCGCGCCCTCCCCGCGGCAAGGCCAACACCCCACCGACGGACACTCCGTAGGAGACGGTAGCCCACCGTGTCCAGCGCGCGCAGCCCTGCCCGGGCGGGATACCGCACACACCATGACTCATTGTGGACGGACCGCTCGCCCCCCGTCGAGCCCTTCCCACCTATCGACCGACGTGTTTGCCCTGTCGAGTGACCGGATCGAGGCCGGTCATCCCGCTCACACCGGCTCGACCCAGGCGGTCTGGATCAGCTGCTGACCGTCCCGGCGGCGGACCAGGGTGCCCCGGCCCGGCGGCTGCGGGCTCGGCCGCAGCGTGCCGAAGACCGCCCCCTCCTCGCGGTTGCCCGACATCAGCAGGCCCGGCGAGTCCAGCTCGCGCAGGCGTTGCAGCACCGGCTCGTAGAGGGCCCGGGCGATGCCGCCGACCCGACGGGTGATGATCAGGTGCAGGCCGATGTCGCGGGCCTGCGGCAGCAGCTCGTGCAGCGCGCTGAGCGGATTGCTGCCGCCCGAGGCGACCAGGTCGTAGTCGTCGACCAGGACGTAGAGGTCCGGCCCCTTCCACCAGCTGCGGTCGCGCAGCTGCGCGGTGGTGACGTCCGGCCCGGGCAGCCGGTTCTGCAGGGCGCTGCGGATCGACCCGAGGCCCTGGCTGAACACCTGGTTGGACGGCGCGTAGTCGAGCAGGTGGTCGCCCTCGACCGCGCCGAGCAGGCCGCGCCGGTAGTCGGCGATCACGATCCGCGCCTGCGCCGGGGTGTACCGCTCGGTGATGCCCCGGGCGATCAACCGCAGCACGTTGGTCTTGCCGCACTCGGCGTCGCCGAAGACCGTGAGGTGCGGCTCGTTCGCCAGGTCGAGGTGGACCGGCGCGAGTGCCGACTCGTTGACGCCGATCGGCAGGCCGGGCGCCGACCGGTCGGCGACCCGGACCAGCTCGGTGAAGGGCAGCTTGCGCGGCAGCAGCCGCACCTTGGGCGCCGGGGCGCCGGGCCAGGCGTCCGCGACGTGCCGGGCCAGCTTGGCCGACGCCTCGGTCAGGTCCTCGATGTCGCGGCGGTTGTCGATCCGGGAGACCGCGGTGAGGAAGTGCAGCTTGTCCCGGGTGAGGCCGCGCCCCGGCGCGCCGGTCGGCACGTTCGCCGCGGCCCGCCGGTCGATCTCCGACTCGTTGGCGTCGCCCAGGCGCAGCTCCAGCTTGGTGCCGAGCAGGTCCCGCATGTTGATCCGGATCTCCGCCCAGCGGACCGCGGTCAGCACCACGTGCACGCCGAAGCCCAG comes from Micromonospora purpureochromogenes and encodes:
- a CDS encoding S8 family serine peptidase, encoding MLRSIMAALALAVAAGTVPLAAPAPARAADTVRGLQWYLDALKIPQAHKVTKGRGVVVAVLDTGVEPEVPDLRGQVLPGYATGADGSAKGWGTDDDIAHGTAMAGIIAGRGGGKMRQLGIAPEARILPISIGTRLQADDIAKGIRWAVDHGADVINISMGTKEAAKPEEVAAVGYALEKNVVVVASAGNVHQGYVGVASPADIPGVIAVTGLGRNGSFFGDSVRGPESVLAAPQEEVIGPLPTSVSDNGYGVSSGTSESGAIVSGVAALVRARYPDLDVANVVNRLIRTAQDRGPAGRDDEYGFGAVDPVAALTRSVPNVSSNPLLAGAPAGGDAENGSQPLPERSKDDGPIVSFGVKNGTGALIQGALCLLVPIAVAILVIVLVRRSRRRPAAPPAGPGFPPPSGHPVPAGHAVAPGTVPGARGPYPPAAPHGVPGQVPPGAYGPPGAAPHVAPWPHPGATPPPPPAPPGSGVHHQ
- a CDS encoding WXG100 family type VII secretion target — its product is MSIKVDYAVLESANQQMQSISKTIDEKLDTLRSMLSKLQWDGQDRAAYEQHQAQWDTAVRDINRVLNEIGGAVGVARENYVSTEMSNSKVWG
- a CDS encoding WXG100 family type VII secretion target, translated to MAFEVEAATLHTAASDVRSTRSEVDGELKKLWNVVDDLAIAWKGQASTGFQSLMNRWNEDTVKLLTAMDNIADLLDKSGTTHQVNDEEQQQMLDKFHSALNP